The following are encoded together in the Desulfovibrio desulfuricans DSM 642 genome:
- a CDS encoding gluconate:H+ symporter produces MGTTGALIILGVTIVGIVVLCVRYRVHAFLALMAACAFLGIASGMPLGAIGSSIEKGMGNTLGFLAPILALGAFMGKMLEVSGGAQRLAKSLIGVFGQTKAYWAMLIIGYICGIPVFAQVGMVLLMPLAFSISKESKLSILLVALSLYTGLLVVHCVVPPHPAAMAIAKELNADVGKVILYGLVLVVPGAIIGGPIFAKYISKNIIVPLPEGAVTTVISKDGRDLPNFGGTLLLTLLPLILMIGKTVVEFSSSKDAAYMPLVEFLGHPVIALFISAVASLIFLGVKRGFSSVELSGFCDKSLLPMVSILLVIGAAGSFNKVIMDSGMGNVLKDVLVTLNMHPVIMAWLIASIMRFALGSATVAMMTAAGFISPVLAVHPVDPALMCISIGAGAIGWSHVTDSGFWFFREFLNMSVKDMYLSFTLSGCIVSVITAIFCYLASFVI; encoded by the coding sequence ATGGGAACAACGGGTGCTCTGATTATTCTTGGCGTGACAATCGTCGGCATCGTGGTGCTGTGCGTGCGTTACAGGGTTCATGCATTTTTGGCGCTTATGGCTGCCTGCGCCTTTTTGGGGATTGCCAGCGGCATGCCTCTGGGGGCCATTGGCTCGTCCATTGAAAAGGGTATGGGCAATACCCTGGGCTTTCTGGCCCCCATCCTCGCGCTGGGTGCGTTCATGGGCAAGATGCTCGAAGTTTCGGGCGGCGCGCAGCGGCTCGCCAAATCGCTTATTGGCGTTTTTGGTCAGACCAAGGCCTACTGGGCCATGCTCATCATCGGCTACATTTGCGGCATCCCGGTGTTTGCCCAGGTTGGCATGGTGCTGTTGATGCCCCTGGCCTTCTCCATTTCCAAGGAATCCAAGCTTTCCATCCTGCTGGTGGCGCTTTCGCTCTACACTGGCCTGCTGGTTGTGCACTGCGTTGTGCCGCCGCATCCCGCAGCCATGGCCATTGCCAAGGAACTGAATGCCGATGTGGGCAAGGTGATCCTTTACGGCCTCGTTCTGGTAGTGCCCGGCGCCATCATCGGCGGCCCCATTTTTGCCAAGTACATCAGCAAGAACATCATTGTACCGCTGCCTGAAGGGGCCGTTACCACCGTTATCAGCAAGGATGGCCGCGACCTGCCCAACTTTGGCGGAACCCTGCTGCTGACACTGCTGCCGCTGATCCTCATGATCGGCAAGACCGTGGTGGAATTTTCCTCCAGCAAGGATGCGGCCTACATGCCTCTGGTGGAATTTTTGGGCCATCCTGTGATCGCCCTGTTCATTTCCGCCGTGGCTTCCCTGATATTCCTTGGCGTGAAGCGGGGCTTTAGCTCTGTTGAGTTGAGCGGCTTCTGCGACAAATCCCTCCTGCCCATGGTTTCCATTTTGCTGGTCATTGGCGCTGCGGGCAGCTTCAACAAGGTCATCATGGATTCCGGCATGGGAAACGTGCTCAAGGATGTGCTGGTCACGCTCAACATGCACCCGGTCATCATGGCCTGGCTGATTGCTTCCATCATGCGTTTTGCGCTGGGCAGCGCCACCGTCGCCATGATGACGGCTGCGGGCTTTATCAGCCCGGTGCTGGCCGTGCACCCTGTTGACCCTGCGCTCATGTGCATTTCCATCGGCGCTGGGGCCATCGGCTGGTCGCACGTTACGGACTCCGGCTTCTGGTTTTTCCGCGAATTTTTGAACATGTCGGTCAAAGACATGTACCTGTCCTTCACCTTGTCTGGCTGCATTGTGTCGGTAATTACGGCGATATTCTGCTACCTGGCATCGTTTGTCATCTAA
- a CDS encoding dihydrodipicolinate synthase family protein, protein MKYITPTLTALKSKTEIDVQSCLKHYDFLINAGIDGVAIFGSSGEFPHLSVEERKSLISAAIKHIDRRMQVLIGTGDMRVEECVAMSNFAFEQGADGVMVVGPWYFALTDADVMNYFGSVAEQVRGKVYIYNYPDRTGYTISPSVVLELARRYPNIVGIKDTIPDMAHTVELIQTVKGNIPSFEVLSGFDHNFASNVLAGGDGCIAAVSNVRPDLCVAWRDAMKARDFDGTMKYQQLFNRIVGVYGFSSPFMAAMKGLLVDAGIFASATVASPYQEATSAQMFAVREFMRGF, encoded by the coding sequence ATGAAATATATAACGCCCACACTTACCGCGCTGAAAAGCAAAACAGAAATCGACGTGCAGTCGTGCCTCAAGCACTACGACTTTCTTATCAATGCCGGTATCGACGGTGTGGCCATATTTGGCAGTTCCGGTGAGTTTCCGCATCTTTCTGTTGAAGAACGCAAGAGCCTGATTTCTGCGGCCATCAAGCACATCGACCGCCGCATGCAGGTGCTGATCGGCACTGGCGACATGCGGGTTGAAGAATGCGTTGCCATGTCCAACTTTGCCTTTGAGCAGGGCGCGGACGGCGTGATGGTGGTGGGACCGTGGTACTTTGCCCTCACCGATGCGGATGTGATGAACTACTTCGGCTCGGTGGCGGAGCAGGTGCGCGGCAAGGTGTACATCTACAACTATCCCGACCGCACCGGATACACCATTTCGCCCAGCGTGGTGCTTGAACTCGCCCGCCGCTATCCCAATATTGTGGGCATCAAGGACACCATCCCCGACATGGCCCACACGGTGGAGCTTATCCAGACCGTCAAGGGCAACATCCCCTCCTTTGAAGTGCTGAGCGGCTTTGACCATAACTTTGCGTCAAACGTTCTGGCTGGCGGCGATGGCTGCATTGCGGCTGTGTCCAACGTGCGCCCCGACCTGTGCGTGGCCTGGCGCGATGCCATGAAGGCCCGTGATTTTGACGGCACCATGAAGTATCAGCAGTTGTTCAACCGCATTGTGGGCGTGTACGGATTCTCCTCGCCATTTATGGCGGCCATGAAGGGCCTGCTTGTGGATGCGGGCATTTTTGCTTCTGCCACGGTTGCGTCCCCCTATCAGGAGGCAACCTCTGCCCAGATGTTTGCCGTGCGGGAATTCATGCGCGGTTTTTAG
- a CDS encoding YjhG/YagF family D-xylonate dehydratase, protein MSIADIYANPQNDVYNVKTHASGPKGSLPLTGDMLRELPCGDIFGMTLDAGMGWKPEDILGPNVLIISTLGGKRNDDGTPDALGLHVGHWELGLQISAASKEIKQQKGVPFASYVTDPCDGRTQGTTGMYDSLPFRNDAAMVFRRQIRSLPTVGAVIGVASCDKGLPATMMALASMRDLPCVMVLGGSTLPPTDGEDLGKVQTIGARYSNNELSLEDAARLGCRACGSAGGGCQFLGTAGTSQVVAEGLGLALPHTALAPSGEPVWVEVGRQSAKAVMGLLKKGITIKDIITDKAIENAMMVHAAFGGSTNLLLHLPAIAHAGGCHRPTVEDWARVNSMAPRLVSVLPNGPVYHPTVRAFMAGGVPEVMLHLRDLGLLHLDALTVTGHTVGENLEWWEKSERRAHFRRMLKELDNVEPDNVIMSPARARERGLTSTITFPVGNIAPEGSVIKSTAIDPTVIDADGVYRHTAAIKVFTAEPDAIKAIKAGKIEKGDMLVVIGGGPCGTGMEETYQLTSALKHLSYGKYVCLLTDARFSGVSTGACVGHIGPEALVGGPVSKLRDGDIVEMVVDCNKLEGRVNFIGTDPQHPLTPEEGAKVLAGRETHPGLKPAPALPDDTRLWAALQAVSGGTWGGSVYDVDKIVTVLEAGKKALGM, encoded by the coding sequence ATGTCCATTGCAGATATTTACGCCAATCCGCAGAATGATGTGTATAATGTAAAGACCCATGCTTCCGGCCCCAAGGGATCGCTGCCGCTCACTGGCGACATGCTGCGCGAACTGCCCTGCGGCGATATTTTCGGCATGACGCTGGATGCGGGTATGGGCTGGAAGCCCGAAGATATTCTGGGTCCCAACGTGTTGATCATCAGCACCCTTGGCGGCAAGCGCAACGATGACGGCACCCCCGACGCCCTGGGCCTGCACGTGGGCCACTGGGAACTGGGCTTGCAGATTTCCGCCGCCAGCAAGGAGATCAAACAGCAGAAGGGCGTACCTTTTGCCTCGTATGTGACCGACCCCTGCGACGGACGCACCCAGGGCACAACAGGCATGTACGACTCCCTGCCGTTCCGCAACGATGCGGCCATGGTCTTCCGCAGGCAGATCCGTTCCCTGCCCACAGTTGGGGCCGTTATCGGCGTTGCCAGCTGCGACAAGGGGCTGCCCGCAACCATGATGGCTCTTGCCTCAATGCGCGACCTGCCCTGCGTGATGGTGCTTGGCGGCTCGACCCTGCCCCCCACCGACGGCGAAGACCTCGGCAAGGTGCAGACCATCGGCGCGCGCTATTCCAACAACGAACTGAGCCTTGAGGATGCTGCCCGCCTTGGCTGCCGCGCCTGCGGTTCCGCTGGTGGCGGCTGCCAGTTCCTTGGCACTGCCGGAACCTCGCAGGTTGTGGCCGAAGGCCTTGGTCTGGCCCTGCCGCATACGGCCCTTGCCCCCTCTGGCGAACCTGTGTGGGTGGAAGTGGGCCGTCAGTCGGCCAAGGCCGTGATGGGCCTGCTGAAAAAAGGCATCACCATCAAGGATATCATCACCGACAAGGCCATTGAAAACGCCATGATGGTGCATGCGGCCTTTGGCGGTTCCACCAACCTGCTGCTGCATCTGCCCGCCATTGCCCATGCGGGCGGTTGCCACCGCCCCACGGTGGAAGACTGGGCGCGTGTGAACAGCATGGCCCCCCGTCTGGTCAGCGTGCTGCCCAACGGCCCCGTGTATCATCCCACTGTCCGCGCCTTTATGGCTGGCGGCGTGCCGGAAGTCATGCTGCACCTGCGCGACCTCGGCCTGCTGCATCTGGACGCCCTCACTGTTACCGGTCATACCGTGGGCGAAAACCTTGAATGGTGGGAAAAGAGCGAACGCCGCGCCCATTTCCGCCGCATGCTCAAGGAACTGGACAACGTGGAGCCGGACAATGTGATCATGTCGCCCGCCCGCGCCAGGGAACGCGGCCTGACCTCCACCATTACCTTCCCCGTAGGCAACATTGCGCCCGAGGGTTCGGTCATCAAGTCCACGGCCATTGACCCCACGGTCATCGATGCTGACGGCGTTTACCGCCACACGGCGGCCATCAAGGTCTTCACCGCCGAGCCTGACGCCATCAAGGCCATCAAGGCCGGAAAAATCGAAAAGGGCGACATGCTGGTGGTTATCGGCGGCGGCCCCTGCGGCACCGGTATGGAAGAAACCTATCAGCTCACCTCGGCGCTCAAGCACCTGTCGTATGGCAAGTATGTGTGCCTGCTGACGGACGCGCGCTTCTCCGGCGTTTCCACCGGTGCGTGCGTGGGTCATATCGGGCCGGAAGCACTGGTGGGCGGCCCTGTTTCCAAACTGCGCGACGGTGATATTGTGGAAATGGTCGTGGACTGCAACAAGCTGGAAGGCCGCGTCAACTTTATCGGCACTGACCCGCAGCATCCCCTCACGCCTGAAGAAGGGGCCAAGGTTCTTGCCGGGCGCGAAACGCACCCCGGCCTCAAGCCCGCGCCCGCCCTGCCAGACGATACCCGCCTGTGGGCGGCCTTGCAGGCCGTAAGCGGCGGCACCTGGGGCGGCAGCGTGTATGACGTGGACAAGATTGTTACTGTGCTTGAGGCTGGCAAAAAAGCCCTGGGCATGTAG
- a CDS encoding amidohydrolase family protein: MRHCDTLLHAACIVTQDEQRRVIEKASLAIDKGLIAAVGPTAEITQNWQSGNTLHLENMLVLPGLVNAHTHAAMTFLRGLADDMPLMDWLNQSIFPVEQKLTPEMVRLGSLLGYAEMLRTGTTACVDMYLFEESVFEAAETAGLRCLGGEAVFAFPSAAFPGPEAALDATRALAEKYRNHDRLRVAVNPHSVYTTTPEILTACRDLAQELALPLHIHLAETPSETQICLSAQGKRPTEYCRGLGLLEVPCTLAHVVDVTSAELDLLARQKAVVAHNPSSNMKLASGAAPVTAMLARGMHVGLGTDGAASNNRLNMFSEMGRAALLHKLTGLDPTLLPAAQVLDMATLGGAAAMHDERLGSLAPGKAADCVALDLSEPNLQPMYNAVSHLVYAATGMETRMTMVGGEVLYLDGRFTRFDYPALCEEMRNVRRFVLEASGA, encoded by the coding sequence ATGCGCCACTGCGACACATTGCTCCATGCCGCCTGCATCGTCACTCAGGACGAGCAGCGCCGCGTTATAGAAAAGGCCTCTCTGGCAATCGACAAGGGCCTGATTGCCGCAGTCGGCCCCACCGCCGAAATTACCCAGAACTGGCAGTCCGGCAATACCCTGCACCTCGAAAACATGCTCGTTCTGCCGGGCCTCGTCAACGCCCACACCCATGCGGCCATGACCTTTCTGCGAGGCCTTGCCGACGACATGCCGCTCATGGACTGGCTGAACCAGAGTATTTTTCCCGTGGAGCAAAAGCTGACGCCGGAAATGGTGCGCCTCGGCAGCCTGCTTGGCTATGCGGAAATGCTGCGCACGGGCACCACCGCCTGCGTGGACATGTATCTTTTTGAAGAGTCGGTCTTTGAGGCCGCTGAAACAGCAGGCCTGCGCTGTCTGGGCGGCGAGGCGGTTTTTGCCTTTCCCTCAGCGGCTTTTCCTGGGCCGGAGGCTGCGCTTGACGCCACCCGCGCACTGGCGGAAAAATATCGCAATCACGACCGCCTGCGGGTGGCCGTGAACCCGCACAGCGTCTACACCACCACGCCGGAAATTTTGACCGCCTGCCGCGACCTCGCGCAGGAGCTTGCCCTCCCCCTGCACATTCATCTGGCGGAAACCCCTTCAGAAACGCAGATATGCCTGTCTGCCCAAGGCAAAAGGCCAACGGAATACTGCCGCGGCCTCGGCCTGCTCGAAGTGCCCTGCACCCTTGCCCATGTGGTGGATGTGACCTCGGCGGAGCTTGACCTGCTGGCCCGGCAAAAGGCCGTTGTGGCCCACAATCCATCGTCCAACATGAAGCTGGCCTCTGGCGCCGCCCCGGTGACGGCCATGCTGGCGCGCGGCATGCACGTGGGCCTTGGCACGGATGGCGCTGCCAGCAATAACAGGCTGAACATGTTTTCAGAGATGGGCCGCGCCGCCCTGCTGCACAAGCTCACAGGGCTTGATCCCACCCTGCTGCCTGCGGCGCAGGTGCTGGATATGGCGACCCTCGGCGGCGCAGCGGCCATGCACGATGAACGCCTTGGCTCGCTGGCCCCCGGCAAGGCAGCCGACTGCGTGGCCCTTGACCTCAGCGAACCGAACCTGCAACCCATGTATAATGCAGTGTCGCACCTTGTGTACGCGGCCACGGGTATGGAAACCCGCATGACCATGGTGGGCGGCGAGGTGCTGTATCTGGACGGGCGCTTTACCCGCTTCGACTACCCCGCCCTGTGCGAGGAAATGCGCAACGTGCGCCGCTTTGTGCTTGAGGCGTCCGGCGCGTAA
- a CDS encoding alpha/beta hydrolase, translating to MRCVILHGLAGSPFEVRPVADALEAAGHVAVCPVLPGHAASEAEYLASSYAQWLDCARRAYLDQCSSGPALLAGYSLGGLLALDIAAEAAGGRFPAPAGLLLLATPLFLWRLHPLFLADWRMPLLPLWSRLQPVRRVPPRSAASRAAAPWQGHETLCSYRHLQQLALAQKRVRAALGGISVPLCAVQLYSDGVCPPFNSSFLVEQCGAADVRLHLLRVTSPHGGHLPTTHVESRERVASIAVAFASEVAAGKACKIAPQRI from the coding sequence ATGCGTTGTGTGATCTTGCACGGCCTCGCGGGGAGCCCCTTTGAGGTTCGGCCTGTGGCAGATGCCCTTGAAGCTGCGGGCCATGTTGCCGTGTGCCCGGTGCTGCCGGGGCATGCCGCCTCGGAGGCGGAATATCTGGCAAGCTCTTACGCGCAGTGGCTTGACTGCGCTCGACGAGCCTACCTTGACCAGTGCTCGAGCGGCCCCGCACTGCTGGCAGGCTACTCGCTGGGCGGGCTTTTGGCGCTGGACATTGCCGCAGAGGCCGCCGGGGGGCGGTTTCCGGCCCCGGCGGGCCTGCTTCTGCTGGCAACGCCGCTTTTCCTGTGGCGCTTGCATCCCCTTTTTCTTGCCGACTGGCGCATGCCCCTGCTGCCCCTGTGGAGCCGCTTGCAGCCTGTGCGGCGGGTGCCGCCACGGTCTGCGGCGAGCAGGGCCGCTGCCCCCTGGCAGGGACACGAAACCCTGTGTTCGTACCGCCACTTGCAGCAATTGGCGCTGGCGCAAAAAAGGGTGCGGGCGGCTCTTGGCGGGATATCTGTGCCGCTGTGCGCCGTGCAGCTATATAGTGATGGCGTATGCCCGCCTTTCAATTCCAGTTTTTTGGTTGAACAGTGCGGCGCGGCTGATGTGAGGCTGCATCTTTTGCGGGTAACAAGCCCCCACGGCGGTCATTTGCCAACAACGCACGTGGAAAGCCGCGAGCGCGTGGCCTCCATTGCCGTGGCCTTTGCCAGCGAAGTGGCGGCGGGAAAGGCTTGCAAGATTGCGCCGCAGCGTATATAG
- the yajC gene encoding preprotein translocase subunit YajC, with amino-acid sequence MGTPQAGAAPASGQEMLMQFLPLIVMFVIFWFLLIRPQQKRAKVHKQMLAELKRGDHVMTSSGLLGRILEIDDEQVLLESGEAKLRVSRGSIGGVVPVKGGKDTKEEK; translated from the coding sequence ATGGGCACTCCCCAGGCCGGGGCGGCTCCCGCCAGCGGACAGGAAATGCTGATGCAGTTTCTGCCCCTCATCGTCATGTTTGTCATTTTCTGGTTCCTGCTCATCCGTCCCCAGCAGAAGCGGGCCAAGGTTCACAAGCAGATGCTGGCTGAACTCAAGCGCGGCGACCACGTTATGACCTCAAGCGGTCTGCTTGGCCGTATTCTTGAGATCGACGATGAACAGGTGCTTCTTGAGAGCGGCGAAGCCAAGCTGCGCGTTTCGCGCGGCTCCATCGGCGGCGTTGTGCCTGTCAAGGGCGGCAAGGACACCAAGGAAGAAAAGTAG
- the secD gene encoding protein translocase subunit SecD, which translates to MGLLWRLSIAIMVFVLSLVYALPSVPYLGTALERVLPSSKINLGLDLKGGIHLTLGVDVAKAVSNSLALTGQDLRRVAEDEKIVVLRPRVVGGTALEFVLPRAENEPKFRDLLARQFPQLSVGEPQAGEAGQLRYVAHFTPAEVKRLEDLSLDQALRTIRNRIDQFGVAEPDIRKQSDNRIQVQLPGISDPRRAVQVIGQTAHLEFHLVREDVDPGKAVLPPGVIALPMLEKNPGQQQKETLIAVEKDAMLTGEDVSDARPAFDNVNQAYVTLNFNARGARIFERVTGENVGRRMAIVLDGKVYSAPSIRERIGGGRASISGSFSTAEAQDLAIVLRAGSLPAPVSVLEERTVGPSLGQESIDSGVRAAMVGAVCVVVFMAVYYGMSGLIADVMLCFTMLIVMAGMAAFGATLTLPGIAGIVLTIGMAVDANVLIYERIREEIRLGLTPLAAVRAGFDRAAISITDSNLTTIIATVILYQFGTGPIRGFAVTLSLGIIASMFTAIFVSRAIFEEWARHCGPKGISI; encoded by the coding sequence ATGGGTCTGCTCTGGCGCTTGTCCATAGCCATCATGGTTTTTGTGTTGTCCCTTGTTTACGCGCTCCCCAGCGTTCCCTATCTGGGAACAGCTCTTGAGCGCGTTCTGCCGTCGAGCAAAATCAATCTCGGCCTTGACCTCAAGGGCGGCATCCATCTGACGCTTGGCGTTGACGTTGCCAAGGCCGTGAGCAATTCACTGGCCCTGACCGGGCAGGATTTGCGCCGCGTGGCCGAGGATGAAAAGATTGTTGTGCTGCGCCCCCGCGTGGTGGGTGGCACCGCTCTTGAATTTGTGCTGCCGCGCGCGGAAAATGAACCCAAGTTTCGTGATCTGCTGGCCCGCCAGTTTCCGCAGTTGAGCGTGGGCGAACCCCAGGCTGGAGAAGCTGGGCAGTTGCGCTACGTAGCTCACTTCACCCCGGCGGAAGTCAAGCGTCTTGAAGACCTTTCGCTTGATCAGGCCCTGCGAACCATCCGCAACCGTATTGACCAGTTCGGCGTGGCCGAACCCGATATCCGCAAACAGTCCGACAATCGTATTCAGGTGCAGTTGCCGGGTATTTCTGACCCGCGCCGCGCTGTGCAGGTTATCGGGCAGACAGCTCACCTTGAGTTCCATCTGGTGCGCGAGGATGTTGACCCCGGCAAGGCCGTGCTGCCCCCCGGCGTGATCGCGCTGCCCATGCTGGAAAAGAATCCCGGCCAACAGCAGAAGGAAACCCTCATCGCTGTTGAAAAAGACGCCATGCTCACGGGCGAAGATGTGTCGGACGCCCGGCCCGCCTTTGACAATGTGAACCAGGCATATGTTACCCTGAATTTCAATGCCCGCGGCGCGCGCATATTTGAACGCGTCACCGGAGAAAATGTGGGCCGCCGCATGGCCATTGTGCTTGACGGCAAGGTGTATTCCGCGCCTTCCATCCGCGAGCGCATCGGTGGGGGCAGAGCCAGTATTTCTGGCAGCTTCTCCACTGCCGAAGCTCAGGATCTTGCCATTGTGCTGCGCGCAGGTTCGCTGCCCGCCCCTGTTTCTGTGCTTGAAGAACGCACAGTCGGCCCCTCGCTGGGTCAGGAATCCATCGACAGCGGTGTTCGCGCGGCGATGGTCGGCGCGGTGTGTGTTGTTGTGTTCATGGCGGTCTATTACGGCATGAGCGGCCTTATTGCCGACGTTATGCTCTGCTTCACCATGCTTATTGTCATGGCGGGTATGGCTGCTTTTGGCGCTACCCTGACCCTGCCGGGCATTGCCGGTATTGTGTTGACCATCGGTATGGCGGTTGACGCCAACGTGCTCATTTACGAGCGCATACGCGAGGAAATAAGGCTGGGCCTCACGCCGCTTGCCGCAGTGCGCGCGGGCTTTGACCGCGCTGCCATTTCCATTACCGACTCGAACCTGACAACAATCATCGCTACCGTGATTCTGTACCAGTTCGGCACCGGCCCCATCAGGGGGTTCGCGGTGACGCTCTCTCTGGGCATCATCGCCTCCATGTTTACGGCCATCTTTGTATCGCGGGCCATTTTTGAGGAGTGGGCGCGGCACTGCGGCCCCAAGGGCATCAGCATATAG
- the secF gene encoding protein translocase subunit SecF, whose product MGFAFIKHDTNLDFIGKRHWAYGISVLLILVGLASMFMGQGLKMGIDFAGGVIAQIQFEHPVKDEALKKSLDVPALPGISTQRFGDGDRDYLLRFSQSENANASQLRTALIDTLASAFPDNKAEIQRLEVVGPKVGADLTNKALAALYYSVLLIAVYISGRFEQRWMAGAVMAGALWGGMYLAGLTGLGMGWLVLLSLAITLVVCFFLKLNFALGAIVGLLHDVSITLGLLSVMGVEIDLNVMAALLTLVGYSLNDTIIVYDRLRENLRAAPQLTMSALINRSVNQTLSRTILTSGTTLLATLSLFVLGGGVIHDFALTMLIGVFVGTASSIYVSSAILLALGDSEFYTQRAQEGVKYERPGEHGVV is encoded by the coding sequence ATGGGTTTCGCATTTATCAAGCACGACACAAATCTGGACTTCATCGGCAAGCGCCATTGGGCGTATGGCATTTCAGTGCTCCTGATTCTGGTCGGCCTCGCTTCCATGTTCATGGGGCAGGGCCTTAAAATGGGTATCGATTTTGCCGGCGGCGTGATCGCCCAGATTCAGTTTGAGCATCCTGTCAAGGATGAGGCACTCAAGAAAAGTCTGGATGTACCAGCCTTGCCCGGCATCAGCACCCAGAGGTTTGGCGATGGCGACAGGGATTATCTGCTGCGTTTTTCCCAGTCAGAAAATGCCAATGCCAGCCAGTTGCGCACTGCCCTGATAGATACGCTGGCAAGCGCTTTTCCTGACAACAAGGCTGAAATACAAAGACTTGAAGTTGTCGGCCCGAAGGTCGGCGCTGATTTGACCAACAAGGCTCTTGCAGCTCTGTATTATTCAGTATTGCTGATCGCCGTCTACATTTCTGGCCGTTTTGAGCAGCGCTGGATGGCGGGGGCCGTAATGGCAGGCGCTCTTTGGGGTGGAATGTACCTTGCCGGGCTCACCGGGCTTGGCATGGGCTGGCTTGTATTGCTTTCACTCGCGATTACGCTGGTTGTCTGCTTTTTCCTCAAGCTCAACTTTGCGCTTGGGGCAATCGTAGGCCTGCTGCACGACGTCAGCATCACGCTTGGGCTATTGTCCGTTATGGGGGTTGAAATTGATCTCAACGTCATGGCGGCCTTGCTGACGCTGGTTGGCTATTCGCTCAACGATACCATCATCGTCTATGACCGCCTGCGCGAAAATCTGCGCGCTGCGCCTCAGTTGACAATGTCTGCGCTCATCAATCGCAGCGTCAACCAGACGCTTTCACGTACTATTCTGACAAGCGGCACTACGCTGCTGGCAACACTCTCGCTCTTTGTGCTTGGCGGCGGTGTTATTCATGACTTTGCCCTGACCATGCTCATAGGCGTTTTTGTGGGTACTGCTTCGTCCATTTACGTGTCTTCGGCCATTCTCCTGGCGCTGGGCGACTCTGAGTTTTATACTCAGCGCGCGCAGGAAGGCGTCAAATACGAGCGCCCCGGCGAACACGGCGTTGTGTAG
- a CDS encoding molybdenum cofactor biosynthesis protein MoaE, with amino-acid sequence MDINKTLQELKARPGFADHVGMMLVHNGVVRAWSRGDHAPVTAVQVSHDTAKMDAICREMEKQPGIFAIVAQAEEGLLKPGDDLLFLVVAGDIREHVKATFAELLDRIKAEAVIKQEIHDA; translated from the coding sequence ATGGACATTAACAAAACTCTTCAGGAACTCAAAGCCCGCCCCGGCTTCGCCGACCACGTGGGTATGATGCTGGTGCACAACGGCGTTGTGCGCGCATGGTCGCGCGGGGATCATGCCCCGGTTACAGCCGTGCAAGTTTCGCACGACACCGCAAAGATGGACGCCATCTGCCGCGAGATGGAAAAACAGCCGGGAATTTTTGCCATCGTTGCCCAAGCCGAGGAAGGCCTGCTCAAACCCGGTGACGACCTGCTCTTTCTTGTGGTGGCGGGCGACATACGCGAGCACGTTAAAGCCACTTTTGCAGAACTGCTTGACCGTATCAAGGCCGAGGCCGTCATCAAGCAGGAAATTCACGATGCCTGA